The sequence CCGGCAGCTGCCGCGCTTCTACGCGGACCTGCGGCACCCGGAGTTCGTCAGCGCGCTGGCGCTGGTGCACTCGCGCTTCTCCACCAACACCTTCCCCACGTGGGAGCTGGCGCAGCCGTTCCGCTTCATCGCGCACAACGGTGAAATCAATACACTGCGTGGCAACCGCAACTGGATGACGGCGCGGCGCGGGCTGCTCCAGACGGCGAAGCTGGGCGGCAGTCTGGAGCCGCTGTGGCCCATCATCGTCCCGGGCAAGAGCGACTCCGCGCAGTTCGACAACATGGTGGAGCTGCTCTACCTGGGCGGCCGCACCCTGCCCCACGCGATGATGATGATGATCCCCGAGGCGTGGGAGGGGAACAAGGAGATGGGCGACGAGCGCCGCGCCTTCTACGAGTACTCCGCGTCCCTGCTGGAGCCGTGGGACGGGCCCGCCGCCATCGCGTTCACGGACGGGCAGCTCATTGGCGCGACGTTGGACCGCAACGGCCTGCGCCCCGCGCGCTACCTGGTGACGGAGGACGACCGCATCATCCTGGCGTCGGAGACGGGCGTCATCGACGTGCCCCCGTCGCAGGTGCGCCGCAAGGGCCGCCTGACGCCGGGCCGCATGCTGCTGGTGGACACGACGGAGGGGCGCATCCTGGAGGACGAGGAGGTGAAGCGGGACATCACGTCGCGCTGGCCCTACCGCCGCTGGCTCCAGCGCAACGTCTTCACCTTCGAGGACCTGCCCGCCGTCCCCGCCCCCGCGCGGCTGAAGGGCGAGGCGCTGTGGCGGCTGCAGCGCGCGTTCGGCTACACGGACGAGGACGTGCGCACCACGCTGGTCCCCATGGCGGAGACGGGCAAGGAGCCCACGGGCTCCATGGGCACGGACACGCCGCTCGCGGTGCTGAGCGACCAGGCCCCCACCCTCTTCAACTACTTCCACCAGCTCTTCGCGCAGGTGACGAACCCGCCCATCGACCCGCTGCGCGAGGCGCTGGTGATGACGCTGGCCACCGCGCTGGGCCCGGAGGGCAACACCTTCGAGGAGACGCCGGAGCAGTGCCACCGGCTGTCCCTGCCCGGCCCCATCCTCACCAACGGGCAACTGGCGCGCCTGGCGAACCTGCGCGGCGACACGGGCCTCTTCGAGCCGCGCCCGTTGAGCCTGCTGTACCCGCACGCGGGCGGCGCGGCCACGGCGCTGGAGGTCGCGGTGGAGCGGCTGTGCACGGCGGCGGTGGACGCCGTGGACGCGGGCGCGAGCATCCTCGTGTTGAGCGACCGGGGCGTGGACTCCGCGCACGCGGCGATTCCGGCGCTGCTGGCCGTGTCCGCGGTGCACCAGCGGCTGGTGCGCGACGGCACGCGCATGTACACGGGCATCGTGCTGGAGACGGCGGAGGCGCGCGAGGTGCACCACTTCGCGTGCCTGTTCGCCTACGGCGTGTCCGCGGTGAACCCGTACCTGGCGCTGGACAGCTTGCGCGCGCTGGCGGACGCGGGGGAGCTGAAGGCGGACGCGGACAAGGCGCAGGCGCAGTACCTCCACGGCCTGGAGGAGGGCCTGCTCAAGGTGATGTCCAAGATGGGCATCTCCACGCTCCAGTCGTACCGCGGCTCGCAGCTCTTCGAGGCGGTGGGCCTGCAGCGAAGCCTCATCGAGAAGCACTTCACCGGCACGTCCTCGCGCGTGGAGGGCGTGGGCCTGCCGGAGCTGGGCCGCGAGGTGGCGGAGCGGCACGCGCGCGGCTTCGGCCCCGGGGCGGACGGCGAGGAGAGCCTGTTGCCGGTGGGCGGGCAGTTCCGCTGGCGCCGGCAGGGCGAGCGGCACAAGTGGAACCCCGCCACGGTGGCGAAGCTCCAGGCGGCGGTGCGCGCGAACGACGCGGCGCAGTTCCAGGAGTACTCGAAGCTGGCGGATGACGAGACGCGCGAGCACAGCAACCTGCGCGGCCTGCTGGACGTGGTGACGGAGGGCTGCACGCCGGTGCCCCTGGAGGAGGTGGAGCCCGCGCTGGAGCTGGCGCGGCGGTTCGTCACCGGCGCCATGTCCTTCGGTTCCATCAGCGCGGAGGCGCACGAGACGCTGGCCATCGCGATGAACCGGCTGGGCGGCAGGTCCAACAGCGGCGAGGGCGGCGAGGAGTCCCGCCGCTACACGAAGGACGCGAACGGCGACTCGCGCCGCAGCGCCATCAAGCAGGTGGCCAGCGCGCGCTTCGGCGTCACCGCCGAGTACCTGGTCAACGCGGACGAGCTTCAAATCAAGATGGCCCAGGGTGCCAAGCCCGGCGAGGGCGGCCAGCTTCCGGGCCACAAGGTGGACGAGCGGATTGCCCGCGTGCGCTGGAGCACGCCGGGCGTGACGCTGATTTCTCCGCCGCCGCACCACGACATCTACTCCATCGAGGACCTGGCGCAGCTCATCTACGACCTCCAGTCCGTCAACGCGAAGGCGCGCGTGAGCGTGAAGCTGGTGAGCGAGGTGGGCGTGGGCACCATCGCGGCGGGAGTCGCCAAGGCCGGCGCGGGCTGCGTGGTGGTGGCGGGCTACGAGGGCGGCACGGGCGCCTCTCCCCTCTCCAGCCTCCAGCACGCGGGCCTGCCGTGGGAGCTGGGGCTGGCGGAGACGCAGCAGGTGCTGGTGCATAACGGCCTGCGCTCGCGCATCCGCGTGCAGGTGGACGGCGGCCTGCGCACCGCGCGCGACGTGCTGGTGGCGGCGCTCTTGGGCGCGGAGGAGTTCGGACTGGCCACGGCGAGCCTCGTGTCCGTGGGCTGCATCATGCTGCGCAAGTGCCACCTCAACACCTGCTCGGCGGGCATCGCCACGCAGGACCCGGCGCTGCGCGAGCGCTACCAGGGCACGCCCGAGAACGTCGTGAGCTTCTTCCTGCTGCTGGCGGAGGACCTGCGCCGGCACATGGCGAAGCTGGGCGCGCGCAAGCTGGATGAGCTGGTGGGCCGCGTGGACCTGCTGCGCCAGCGCGCGGCGGTGGACCACTGGAAGGCGCGCAAGGTGGACCTGTCCTCGCTGCTCACCGCGGCGGCCGCGCCGGCCACCGAGCCGCGCCACTGCCAGACGCCGCACCGCAAGGATGTGTCGGACCACCTGGACCACGAGCTGCTGTCGAAGGCGCAGTCCGTGCTCGCGGGCGGGCCGCCGCTGATGCTGTCCCTGCCGGTGGCGAACACGCACCGCGCGGTGGGCGCCATGCTGTCCGGTGAGATTGCCCGCCGCCACGGCGCGCAGGGGCTGCCGGACGGCAAGCTGCGGGTGAAGCTGAAGGGCTCCGCGGGCCAGAGCTTCGGCGCGTTCCTCGCGGCGGGCGTCACGCTGGAGCTGGAGGGCGACACCAACGACTACCTGGGCAAGGGGCTGTCCGGCGGACGCATCATCGTCTATCCGCCGGAGGGCAGCCGCTTCTCCCCCGAGGAGAACGTGCTCGTCGGCAACACGGTGCTCTACGGCGCCACGGCCGGCGAGGTGTACCTGCGGGGCCTCGCGGGCGAGCGCTTCGCGGTGCGCAACAGCGGCGCGCAGGCGGTGGTGGAGGGCGTGGGCGACCACGGCTGCGAGTACATGACGGGCGGCGTGGTGGTGGTGCTGGGCCAGACGGGCCGCAACTTCGCGGCCGGCATGAGCGGCGGCACCGCGTACGT comes from Corallococcus macrosporus and encodes:
- the gltB gene encoding glutamate synthase large subunit, which produces MPFTLPPRYGLYEPETEHDACGVGFVAHIRGQRSRGIVEDALELLNRLSHRAAAGRDPETGDGAGILVQLPHRFFTHEAPRLGFELPPRRQYGVAQVFLPPEPEARRACEALFEDVVEEEGQRLLGWRDVPVAPEELGPLAREAAPVIRQLFIARRRVVPSAFERKLYRIRKLVENRVLARGVDPQGRFHVASCSSETLIYKGLLLPRQLPRFYADLRHPEFVSALALVHSRFSTNTFPTWELAQPFRFIAHNGEINTLRGNRNWMTARRGLLQTAKLGGSLEPLWPIIVPGKSDSAQFDNMVELLYLGGRTLPHAMMMMIPEAWEGNKEMGDERRAFYEYSASLLEPWDGPAAIAFTDGQLIGATLDRNGLRPARYLVTEDDRIILASETGVIDVPPSQVRRKGRLTPGRMLLVDTTEGRILEDEEVKRDITSRWPYRRWLQRNVFTFEDLPAVPAPARLKGEALWRLQRAFGYTDEDVRTTLVPMAETGKEPTGSMGTDTPLAVLSDQAPTLFNYFHQLFAQVTNPPIDPLREALVMTLATALGPEGNTFEETPEQCHRLSLPGPILTNGQLARLANLRGDTGLFEPRPLSLLYPHAGGAATALEVAVERLCTAAVDAVDAGASILVLSDRGVDSAHAAIPALLAVSAVHQRLVRDGTRMYTGIVLETAEAREVHHFACLFAYGVSAVNPYLALDSLRALADAGELKADADKAQAQYLHGLEEGLLKVMSKMGISTLQSYRGSQLFEAVGLQRSLIEKHFTGTSSRVEGVGLPELGREVAERHARGFGPGADGEESLLPVGGQFRWRRQGERHKWNPATVAKLQAAVRANDAAQFQEYSKLADDETREHSNLRGLLDVVTEGCTPVPLEEVEPALELARRFVTGAMSFGSISAEAHETLAIAMNRLGGRSNSGEGGEESRRYTKDANGDSRRSAIKQVASARFGVTAEYLVNADELQIKMAQGAKPGEGGQLPGHKVDERIARVRWSTPGVTLISPPPHHDIYSIEDLAQLIYDLQSVNAKARVSVKLVSEVGVGTIAAGVAKAGAGCVVVAGYEGGTGASPLSSLQHAGLPWELGLAETQQVLVHNGLRSRIRVQVDGGLRTARDVLVAALLGAEEFGLATASLVSVGCIMLRKCHLNTCSAGIATQDPALRERYQGTPENVVSFFLLLAEDLRRHMAKLGARKLDELVGRVDLLRQRAAVDHWKARKVDLSSLLTAAAAPATEPRHCQTPHRKDVSDHLDHELLSKAQSVLAGGPPLMLSLPVANTHRAVGAMLSGEIARRHGAQGLPDGKLRVKLKGSAGQSFGAFLAAGVTLELEGDTNDYLGKGLSGGRIIVYPPEGSRFSPEENVLVGNTVLYGATAGEVYLRGLAGERFAVRNSGAQAVVEGVGDHGCEYMTGGVVVVLGQTGRNFAAGMSGGTAYVLDRERTFRERCNLEMVELESLVDESEIWLVHGMIERHLHHTGSALARRVLDNWELMVPQFMKVMPSDYKRVLQARRAARRPPPAAGVQQLHVVGGGA